The Anopheles maculipalpis chromosome 3RL, idAnoMacuDA_375_x, whole genome shotgun sequence genomic sequence CCAAAGATCCGCCTTGGCATGTTGGGATGTCATTGCTGCACTGTCCTAAAAGACGTCTTATTATGCCCAATTCTTTAGCTCTCGTCAGCCTTGAACGGTTAATCAAAAAGATAAAGTAAGTTAGAGGAATCCAAAACCAGATCCCAGCAGGCATATAAGTTCTCACGTCAATTTAAACTGTTCCGTGTACATGCTTTTCTTCGGTAACACGAAACTCATCAATTGAAGCACACTGTACAGCCCATCCATCTTTACCGTAGAGGGGACCATCGATGTACAACATCCATATTTTTTCGTTGGGCGTATGTTATTGAACGGATAAAAGAAAGGAGACATGAAAGACAAATCACAATCACACCTTCAAACGGAAAACTTGACAGCACAGCTGCCCGTGTGACCGATCGCCGTAACACGATACGATCGAATGTAAGATTTGTATTTACCGTACGCAGTTCGCAAACTTCTTTTGCTTCAAAGTGGTCAGCAATCGGTCGGAAAGCTTCAGTCATCTCGCAGTGTAAAGCAAATCCGCCCTGTTTCAGAAGCCGAACAGCTGTAGCGATATCGGTGTAGCTTGCGCCATCCATTATGGTGCTAATATTTAGCTGATCGTGGGATGTAGAATAAGGATGttagttaaattaatttaattgctCACTGCAATACAATTGGATAGAGAAAATAGCTTACTTTGGTAAGTGCTCGATTATATGAATCATTATTGAAGAGAATAACAAGTGGAGCGTTCGCTAGCTGATCCAGCGTCGTCGGACCCCGATTAGTGCTACTAAGCAGCTCACCAACGATGGATGCCGTGTAATAGTTGTACAGTAGAAAATTCATTATCAACACCGCAAAAATCACTATTCGCAGGGATGCTGTTGTTGAGGTTTGTGTGGAGCCTTGCTGAGCGATCAAACCGATCATATCCATCAAATAGTGGTTCGGAGCGCAAGACGACAGTTCCTTGTGGAATATGGTCAAACACTGCCAAACTGCAAGCACTAGAGCAAATATGCCAGCTGCACTATACCATGTTGTGCTGGtaaatggggaaaagtaagtaAATTCTTGCGTCGCTCCATTTAATTCTGGTGTGAGTCGAAATATAAATCCCaacctggaaaaaatcaataaaccaGTAGAGAGCTAGAGCTTCGATTTAATGCAACCACTCACTTGTAAATCCAGGATTGAAGCAAAATTTGAACGTTTAGTGGTTTATCTCCCAaactttgaaaaattcctGAACCTACAACATCGTAGTGTTCAAGAGCCTCTGAAAGCTTATAATTCGTTTGCTCATATTTTTCTCTAAAAAATTAGGAGAATAGTTTGTTCATACATTTGCAATCAAGTTAAGCTGATTTGATATACTCACGAAAAGTTATGTACGTCCTGTAAATATTTCAGCAGTGCAAAATGGAACTTCTCATGACCAAGCATACTTTGCGTGCCATATTCATGCCACTCTGTTGTTATTAAACTACCGTCAAAAGAAGGAGACTAAAACAAGAATAATCAAATACACACAATAAACCTAGGATAAAGCTATCTTACCAGCAGAAATCCGCGAAGTTCAAGTCGATGAAAATTTGTTCTAAGTTTAACTTTACTAAAGCCATCAATTATATGAAGTCCTGACTCGCGTCTCCAATGTCCGAGGTTAGCCGTTTGGAACGACGAATCACAAAGTTTGTTGCGAATTGCATACAGATCTACAAGATGATACAGTGAATCGTTTGTAGCTCTTTGGATCCATAATACGTCTGAATCAAGTCGTAAACAAAacgttcctttccttttcaaaATAAGATTCTGTAGTTTAAGTTCTTTTGCATATAATATCCAGGTAAGAGATCCAGCGAAGCTATCTTCAGATGAGTTCTGTAAAAGAAATTAGAGTGGTTATTGtactttacatttttttcgatttcttttctttcccaaaccgtttcaaaatatttttgaaccgCGGGACAGTCAACATCAGCTATAATCGTAAACGATCCTGATGCTTTTGATACAGTTGATGACATCGTAGCAATTGTTTGATTGTCGATGTGCCGTTCAGATTGGACAAAGACACCTTCTTCCATCAACTCTTTTGCAAGCAACATAAACGCTGAAATAATTACCCAAATCGATAgttatttttgccattttgctaCCACACCGTCAATGAGACATCATACCTTCGTTACAAAACACGATTAGCGCACGATTTGTATGCTTGTACAACAAAATTTCTTTTAGCATTTCCACTTCTAAACTAGAGTTGCAACAAGCAATCCAACAACTTATTAAAACTACCAAAAACAGTTTCATTATTCTACAGATTGCTGAATATTCCGCATCGGTTGATTTGAATGCTAGAAATGAACATTATTGCCAAATAACCGttgcttaaaacaaacaactttagCGCCATTACCGTTCATCATTTATGCGCAATCACTGTCACGATCCATCAGTCATAATTTGCGGTTGACATCAAGCAATTTAAATTGACAATCTCTTCAGCTTATAACTAGTTGCTAGTGTGTAGGATCTATTTTTGATCACCTAAAATATTGTGCAGGAACAAACcctccacacacacagcgcTGATGTATCAACATGCTAGTATTCTCGGCGTAACGGGTCCCCAAGTCTGATTGTACGCCCCCGTACGCTTTCCCGTTTTTCCACCAGATAAATTAACCCCGATAGTGCGATTccaactgcaaaaaaaaaatggcaaagatagaaactaataaaaaaaacaggtcaCCATTCGAAAACCATTAGCATCGCGACGGCTGAGGCCTCGCGCTGCGTTTGACAGCCATGCACAAGCGGCGTTTTGGCATCTTTTACAACCTCCTAATATAATAAACGCTAGAGAAACCTCCGTCAATTCCACCGAGTAGACCGTTGCACTTCCTTGGCAGATTGGCTTTGCTATTTTGTGGATCCTATAAATCCGCTTTACGATGCCCGTTTCCTGTGCTCGCATCAAGCTTTGTGGAACGTGGAGCGAAAAGCAACGAGACGCAATTAGCACAgcgaagcaggaaaaaaaatgttcccgAATGCGTCGCTTATATGAACTTACGTGATTTTGAAGAGCTCACTGTACATGCTGTGTTTTGGCAGCACGAATGCCATCACACGAATGTCGTACTTGTACAATCCTTCAACCTACGATAAAAGCAGAACACCAACTTGTTAAGCCGTTGATCTATCAGTCCTATCAGGGTGAAGAGATGTGGTTATAAATGGTCCGGTACCGTTCTTAGCTCGCATATCTCATTGGCAGTGAACTGATTGGCGATGGCGGGATAAACTTCTGTCAGCTCACAGTGTAGCACGTGTCCGCCGCGTCTCAGATACGGTACCGCATGTTCAACGTCCGTAAACAGTGGCAGATCGTCTGGCGATCGGGGTGGTAAAGCTTTCCGCTCATACATGCGTGTACTGTACGGTAGTGTTTGTTCCTGCGTGCGAGAGATGGAGAAACAAGGCATGATTAGCCCTTTTACTAACCACCGCCAAGCAAGTCCTGTCGGTATCCACTTTTCCGCTAATCTATTGTTATGATCTGGCGGAACACGAATGAATCACCCTGAGCAGAATTCGATGATAGCCCGTGTCGGTGAGGGACAGTTTCAGCGAACTATCGATCACTTGCGGAATGCTTTCCGGGCCAATCATCTTCGAGCTCAGCAGCCCACTGACGACCGTGGAGGTGTAGTAGTTGTACAGCACCAAATTAGCgaccagcagcaccatcacGGCGACTCGTGCCGGAACCAGGCGCGAAACGTGCGGAACACCTTGCTGGGCGACACACGACAACACGTCCAGCACGTAGGCCATCGTCGCGCGCGTACGTTCGCGATGGTACGGACAGCGTACGGAAAGCAGGGCCAGATACTtcagcaccaccaccgacaGTGCGAGCGACAGCAGTAAGGTAACCCAAACCGATGGCGAAAATGGAGCAACGAAACCGTTTCCTTCCGATTTGCTCCCGATGTCCGGTGTGATTTTGTAGATGAAACCAGTTCTGCAAGAGAGCGTCGATTGAGTTAGCGATTGTGGTCTGGTTTTTGCGTCCGAAAGCCCTACTCAAACGCCCAGCTGTAGTGGATCGAGTCCAGTTCCGGCTGACGACTCAATCGCATGATGATACCCGTGGCAGCGACGTCTGTTTCGTGACGCTGCACCACTCCCAGCAGTCCCAGCCGGTAGCCCGAACGTAACCGACCGGCCCAACCTCTTGTTGGACGATATTTGATGCTAGTTTGGCAAAAGTACAACGGAATTAATGGATAGAATCACACATCAACGTACAACTCACGTAAAGTTGTGATAATCTCTCAAGACAACCAGCAGCGCATAGTGATACTTGACGAATGCCACTATTCCCTTGGTTAGGCCGGGTTCGCCCAGCAGCCGATCTACCACTTCGGATGTAACATTTTCTCGATCGATCTGCCAAAATAGTCCAACAATTGAGCAGCTCAGTTTTGCATCGAAAAATCACCCCCTTACCGATACCAACCACAGTCACTCCACGCAGCTGCAGGAAGTTAAAGTTTTGCCGAATCTGGTACGTGCTATAGTTCGCCGTCAACCGTATGCCACTTTCATTACTCCACTTTCCTACCAGCGTTTGGTAGATATCTTTGCAAAGATGGCGCCCTTTCGAATAGATATCGAACACATTAAACACCCCCCGGTCGGCCGATTCGACTGCCGTAATCAGATCCGAGTTCATTTGAATTCCGCTTACGTTCCAAAGCGCCCGTTGCAGCACCGTCCCCATGCCGGTGGTGTTTCGCGATAGCAACAGCcagctgatgctgttgttcATGTAGCGATGCCGGGAGACCTACAAAGATaatgcttcggcaggtgagaaGATTCTGCCACGGCAGCCACACACTTACGTCCCCCAAAAGCGTCGACGCTCCCGGGCATGTGTAGTCGAGCACGGTACACAGCTTGGCGAACTGGTGGCGAGGTGCGAAGATCGTGGTTGCGTTGGGATAGCGATTGTCCGCGGTAATATCGATGAAGCGTATCGATACGCTTCTTGTATTAGTGGCCTTTAACAGGTAGACATGATCGAATGTCGGCCTAGCATCGACTGTGAAGCAGTCGAAAATGATGGCATGCTTGCAGTTTTTTAGTGTTACGAAATCCACTACGAAACGTTCTTCGTTTGTTGGAGCTGGAGCTTCAACTACAGCGGTCGTCCAAATTGTTATGAGCATCAGAGCTAGAGCGCACATGGTTGATCAATGCCACTCGGCACACGATTGAGCGTTGAGTCTTGCTGCATTATGCTTTTCTAGCGCATGTCGTGCTGAATGTGATTGACAGCATAAACCCACATCATAACTTATTCAAGTGCACCCAAGCATTGTTGGGgacatttatttgaaattcctCTAACATAACTCCTtaaggaatttttcaaaagtgaCATAGTAAAGTTCCTTAAACTCTACTTTAATACATCAATGCTTCTTCATCAAACAGACGCTTTATCTCGTCATTCGTCCGGTGGCAGCTGTTGATGGGATAATAACGACCGATGAAGCACGCCTTTCACAATCGATTGTCAACGGCGTACGGCGTACAAAAAAGAGACAACAGTGTCTCGTGACCTTCCGGCCGATGTGCAGGTAATCGATACAGCCCCGTGCAAGGGTTTGTGATCTCCAGATCCGTCACCAGTTCCAGATTGCTTTTCTTGTTGTGCTCTGTCTCGCTTAAACAGAGTTAATCGGGTGGTCCGGGATCTAGAGCACTGCAACACCGAACTGCAGTGGTCAGGTGGTGTATATCTTCGCACGCGCACAACGACATACGCCGCTTAAAATGTGCTACCATCAACCTTGACCATTTCCATCTCGTTTCCACCGGTGCTCCCACAAAACCGCAAGCACATATGTGCAGTTTGCACGCCAAGCGGATGCACCTTGTggtaaatataataaaattataatttttattacacatCCTTTGTTTGCATTCAAAACCCCTCCTAGTCTGCATGTCATTGACGCCAGCTTTGGCGGCTTGGTCGAGGGAAACGTTCGATCACTTTTACACCCCTAGTCACCTTGAGCAAACCGGCAGCGGACAGGAAACCGAACGTCAACACCGGCCAACCGAACGCTGTTAGCTGGTTTCTTTGGCCGGTGCTGGATGAAGTTTTACGCAAAACCCTACGCTTGCCCGCTACGTTACAGCTTTCCATTGTGACATTATACATAATTATATGCAAAAGATTGACATGGCAGTAATAGACCCGCGGAAAGGTAAGGATAACCGCAAAAGAAACCGGCGAGGTGAAACATCCATTGCCGTATGTGGATCActattaaaaatgcaaatgttaTGTGATGTAAGAACTAGGTACGAACATTTATAAGCTAAAATTTGCATCCCGGCTGCAGCCATTTACTGTTTATAATTGGTGTCTTAttttatacaacaaaaaataccaaCAATCAAACGGATACTTTATAATGTTGTGGCAAATCATTACACTTCCATAGTAGTGGAGGAACTTTGTTGTGAAAGTGCTCACGCAGTGGGAAAAATATGCTGGGCACGAAAAAATCTTCTAACTTAAATTACAGACCGCACCAAGAACAATCCCCTTGGATATATATAACTGCACCAACGTATCGGTGGACATCACCGATGAACCGGGAGCCTAACGATGGCACGTTGGTGAATTGTAGGGCACGGTCAGACGATTTAGTGTAAATGAGAAGCCGACGCCATTCTCGATACGGTTATGGGAGAGTGATTTTCCCGGTTCGCACGCACGCGGGCGCACTGGGCCGCGGAAAATAACTGGCATTGTGTCTGGGAAAGGCACCGTTccggaaagtggtggacgaTTAACAACGATGAAATTAAAGGAAACAGAGAGTGGAATGAGAGGGTTTCGATAGCAGAAGTAACTGGTTGGCTTGCGAAACTGCTGCCAAGAGTCTTCTGCCATGCGGGTGGCACAACACTTTCCTGTGGCATTCCTGGGCGGGCGATAATGCCGTTCCACTTGCGTTAAGGTATTTGTGTCAAGTGTAGGGCCACGACGCAGTCCGTTTGTCGCATACGTATCATTCTTTTGCAGCACGTGCTGTCATGCTGTGATTGGATTGGACTCTAGAGGAAATGTGTATTGGTCCTTAAATGGGTTCAAACATTATTTTGAGACGTAGAGCATCCTTCCATAAAACTGTTTCAGCGTTTTGATTTATCTTCATCCGGAACGGATAGTCCTGGCTATGTAATGTAACAGCAAAGAGATTAAAACCGTCTatatcataaaacaaaacatgctcAAAAAATACGATTAGATACTGTCTTTAAAACGAAACTATTGAGAACTTGTTGACCTAAGAGAAGTGActgcaaaataaattagaaaCTCAGCCGTAAATAGCTATTCTAAGGCTGCACTGCAACACGTTTCGTTTAC encodes the following:
- the LOC126560408 gene encoding uncharacterized protein LOC126560408 → MVPSTVKMDGLYSVLQLMSFVLPKKSMYTEQFKLTLTRAKELGIIRRLLGQCSNDIPTCQGGSLVHPVVLKGVTIPFGVLGGGLVASFALLVLEKFSNSMHKMRLASSKT
- the LOC126564601 gene encoding ionotropic receptor 75a, whose translation is MNSDLITAVESADRGVFNVFDIYSKGRHLCKDIYQTLVGKWSNESGIRLTANYSTYQIRQNFNFLQLRGVTVIDRENVTSEVVDRLLGEPGLTKGIVAFVKYHYALLVVLRDYHNFTIKYRPTRGWAGRLRSGYRLGLLGVVQRHETDVAATGIIMRLSRQPELDSIHYSWAFETGFIYKITPDIGSKSEGNGFVAPFSPSVWVTLLLSLALSVVVLKYLALLSVRCPYHRERTRATMAYVLDVLSCVAQQGVPHVSRLVPARVAVMVLLVANLVLYNYYTSTVVSGLLSSKMIGPESIPQVIDSSLKLSLTDTGYHRILLREQTLPYSTRMYERKALPPRSPDDLPLFTDVEHAVPYLRRGGHVLHCELTEVYPAIANQFTANEICELRTVEGLYKYDIRVMAFVLPKHSMYSELFKITLMRAQETGIVKRIYRIHKIAKPICQGSATVYSVELTEVSLAFIILGVGIALSGLIYLVEKRESVRGRTIRLGDPLRREY